The Aeromicrobium yanjiei DNA segment CCATGTGGGCGCTGAACAGGACGTGGGAGTACTCCCCCAGGCCGCCGAACGTGGCCCATGCGACGGCGGTCATGCCCGCGAGCCACGAGAGGGTCCGGCCGACCGGCCACGCGTCGCCGCGCCTGCGCATCGCCCAGACGCCACGCAGGTAGAGCGCGGTGCCGAGGCCCACGATCGCGAGGCCGACGCCGTTGCCGGCGAAGCCCCACAGGAGCCGCATGATCGTGGGCGCGTCCGGCATCGGACCGCCCAACAGCTCCTCGACGGGGGTCTTGAGCACGTCCTCGCCCACGGGGGTGGGCGTGCGCGAGAGCGCGACCGCGAGGCCGATGGCCGCGCCCATCAGGAACAGCTCGACGACCGCGATGCGCAAGAAGCCCCCGCCCGCGGCGGCGATGCGGCGGCGCTGGCGCTGGCCGAACACACCGAGCAGCACGAGCGCGACGACCTTCGCGACGACCAGCTGGCCGTACGTCTCGCCGAACACGTCGCCGAACGACCGCAGGCGCACGGTCGCGTTGACGACGCCGGAGACGCCCACGATGACGAACGCCCACAGGGCCAGCGACGAGTAGCGCGTGATCGCGGGCTCGAGGCGCTTGCTGCCGCGCATCGCGACCCAGCCGAGAGCCGCGAGCCCGCCGACCCACAGGGTCACGCCCAGCACGTGCAGGAACAGGCTGGTGGTGGCCAGGTCGTGCGAGCCCGAGCCGGCCGCGTGCCCGGTCAGTGCGATCGGTGCGAGCGTCGCCAGCGCCAGTCCGAGGATCGCGGCGAGGCCGCGGATCGAGAGGGTCCAGCGGGCCGCGATCGCGACGAGGGCCGCGCCGAGCGCCTGCAGGAGGATCGCCCGGCCGTCGGACGTGCCCGCATAACCGCTCACCTCCGCGTACGACAGGCTGCCCATCGGCTTGGCGAAGACGTCGGCAACCTTGGGGATGAAGTAGACGAGGCTGCCGATCGACCAGACCGCTGCCCAGCGCGAGGCGAGCCGGGTCGCCTGGACGGACAGCCCCTGCACCTCGGGCTCTCCCGACGGCAGCAGGAACACCGCGGCGACCAGGAAGCCGACGACCAGCAGCGAGGAGAGGTCGAGCACGAGCTTGATGAACGGGATGGACCAGCCGACCAGGCCGCCGGGATCGGGGAGACCCTCGGGTACGGGCTGGGGTGCTCCCCCGCCGACGACGAGGAAGAACAGCAGGGCGAGGCCGGCGATGACGAAGCCGGCAGCGGTGTCACGCACGGTCTGCGTCATCACGCCTCCTCACAGGTGCCAGCAACAGGACGACCGCGACCACCGCGGCGAGGATTCCCCAGAGCAGGTGCCCTCGGTGGCGGTGCAGGAAGGTCTGCTCCTGCGGCTTGTCGGCCTGGGCCACCGCGCGTCCTGCTGCCACGTCGTACGTGATCGTGCCCGTGACCGGGTGCCCGTCGGTGGACATGATCCGGTACGCCGCGGAGTAGCGTCCGCTCTGGTCGACGTCCTCGACCGTCGCCTCCACGGTCCGGTCGACCGCCGAGATGTCCGACACCTCGACCTTCGATCCGTCGGGGGCGGTCACGGCGACGAACGCGGGATTGCCTACCGCCTCGTTGAACCGCAGGGTGATCGTGGTCGGGGCCGCCGCGAGGGTCGAGCCGGACTCCGGGTCGGAGCCGATCAGCGCCGCATGGGCGCCGGCCGGCCCCGACCCAAGTCCGCCCGTCACCAGCAGGACGGGCACGGCGAGACCCACGAGGACCCCGCGGAGGAGGACGTCTTTACGCACGACGTCGATTGTGTCTCAGCGACACAACCAGCGCGCCCACGGCCACCACGAGCGCGGCCCCGGCGAGCCACGTCGCGAGGTCGTCGTCGGAGTCGTCGGCGTCCGTGTCGGCCGAGGCCTCGTCCGTGTCGTCCGCGGCGTGGGACCCACCGTGGCCGTCGTCGGACGCCTCGGCGAGCGTCATGGTGGGCGCGGGGTGCTCCGGCTCGGTGTCGCCCTTCTGGACGTCGTCCCAGCTGACGACCTCGCCGTCGTCGTACGTCTGCTCGGCCGCGAACGCGATCGAGTCCTCGTCGGGGAACGGCCCGCCCGAGATCGCGAACTCGTCGAACTGGCTGGTCGGGATCCCGCCGTCGGTCGCGGTCCAGGTGATCGTGCGGACCACCTCGGTCAGCTCGAAGTCACCGACCTTGGTGGGCTCGGCGAGCTTCTCCTTGCCGATCTCGACCTTCCACCCGGGCTTGGCCCCGGCCGTGACGAAGGCGAACGGGGTCTTCTCGGGCAGCGTGACGACCAGCTTGGTCGTCGCAGCCTTGTCGGACTCGTTGGGCACGCGGAACACGGCCTTGCCGAATCCGCCCTGCGCAGCGTCCGTCGACGAGACGCCGACGTGGGCGGAGGCGGGGGCGGCCACTGCCACGAGGGCAGCGGTGATGAGCGCGGCGCTGAGCCGCGCGGTGGTGCGATGCATGGAAGTTCTCTTCTGTGAGGGGATGTGCGGAACGGATCAGGACGATCCGGTCGGCGGTCCTCTCACGACGCGCGAGTGCGCGAGACGTACGTCGTGCAGCTGCCGTGGTGCGAACGACGGCAATGCGACCGGAGCGTGCGGCAGGCCCGTCACGACAACGGTGGTGTGGGCCCGCAGGCCGAGACGCTCGGCCAGTCGCCAGGCCAGCGCCTCGCCACGAGCCAGCAGCAGGGCGCTGACCGCGACCGCAGCGGCGTGGCCGCCGATCATCTGGGGGGACATGACCATGTCGCCGCTCGATCCGGACAGGTGGACACCGACCTGGCACAGGGTCAGCAGGCCGACCATCTGTCCGGGGGTCACCCGCCGGGCCGTCAGGAGCCACGCGATCGTCGCCGCACCCACGAACACCACGACGACGGATGCGGCCGGCATCGGACCGCCAGAACCGACGTGGCCGGTCGCTGCGGCGGCGACGCACGTGAGCGCCGCGGCAAGAGAACGAGCGAGGCGCACCGGACCGCCGAGCGGACGCAGCGCGTCGGCGAGGGCGGGGGCGATCACGACCTCAGGCTAGCCTGCGGTCCGGCTCATCCGGCCCGCGACCTCGGGCTCGGGCCGTGTCCCGCCGGACCGCCGCGCCGCTGGTGGCTGCGTCCTGGCCGCCTCGGCTTGTAGCGTGTGCGACATGGCAGATCATGGACGCACCTCCTCGTACATCACGCTCGACGAGGAATGGGGAGCGCACAACTATCACCCGCTCCCCGTCGTCATCTCCGAGGCGGAGGGCGCGTGGGTGACCGACGTCGAGGGCAACCGCTACCTCGACTTCCTCTCGGGCTACTCCGCGCTCAACTTCGGGCACCGTCACCCGGCGCTGGTGCAGGCTGCCCGAGACCAGATGGACCGACTGACACTCACGTCGCGCGCATTCCACAACGACCAGTTCGGCGCGTTCTGTCGCGAGCTGGCCGAGCTGACCGGCACCGAGACCGTGCTGACGATGA contains these protein-coding regions:
- a CDS encoding YcnI family protein — encoded protein: MHRTTARLSAALITAALVAVAAPASAHVGVSSTDAAQGGFGKAVFRVPNESDKAATTKLVVTLPEKTPFAFVTAGAKPGWKVEIGKEKLAEPTKVGDFELTEVVRTITWTATDGGIPTSQFDEFAISGGPFPDEDSIAFAAEQTYDDGEVVSWDDVQKGDTEPEHPAPTMTLAEASDDGHGGSHAADDTDEASADTDADDSDDDLATWLAGAALVVAVGALVVSLRHNRRRA
- a CDS encoding cytochrome c oxidase assembly protein gives rise to the protein MTQTVRDTAAGFVIAGLALLFFLVVGGGAPQPVPEGLPDPGGLVGWSIPFIKLVLDLSSLLVVGFLVAAVFLLPSGEPEVQGLSVQATRLASRWAAVWSIGSLVYFIPKVADVFAKPMGSLSYAEVSGYAGTSDGRAILLQALGAALVAIAARWTLSIRGLAAILGLALATLAPIALTGHAAGSGSHDLATTSLFLHVLGVTLWVGGLAALGWVAMRGSKRLEPAITRYSSLALWAFVIVGVSGVVNATVRLRSFGDVFGETYGQLVVAKVVALVLLGVFGQRQRRRIAAAGGGFLRIAVVELFLMGAAIGLAVALSRTPTPVGEDVLKTPVEELLGGPMPDAPTIMRLLWGFAGNGVGLAIVGLGTALYLRGVWAMRRRGDAWPVGRTLSWLAGMTAVAWATFGGLGEYSHVLFSAHMASHMLLSMVAPIFLVLGAPVTLALRTLPGPRQPGEVSPRSMLLVFLNSRYSTFITHPLVGPVLFVGSLYGLYFTGIFETLMGNHWGHPIMELHFLAVGTLFYYVLIGIDPSPRNLQPIARFGMLLVTVPFHAFFAIAVMSSNTVFALDYWKALDRPYRTDLLADQYLGGGMAWAMGEIPLVLVMIAILFQWFRSDTREAKRYDRAEDRNEDAALEAYNARLRDLAEHGRRREP
- a CDS encoding copper resistance CopC family protein, with protein sequence MRKDVLLRGVLVGLAVPVLLVTGGLGSGPAGAHAALIGSDPESGSTLAAAPTTITLRFNEAVGNPAFVAVTAPDGSKVEVSDISAVDRTVEATVEDVDQSGRYSAAYRIMSTDGHPVTGTITYDVAAGRAVAQADKPQEQTFLHRHRGHLLWGILAAVVAVVLLLAPVRRRDDADRA